A genome region from Cutaneotrichosporon cavernicola HIS019 DNA, chromosome: 5 includes the following:
- the PLP2 gene encoding uncharacterized protein (Phosducin): MVNPNEDTEFNDALRAQGILPPKPPSRSPSPDIPHITRADATRALAEIADADQLGDLLEGDGLDSDDERMFEDYRRKRMAEMHQAEKRGRFGSMEPLAREDFVREVTDASKAAPPGEQVDDDSDDEAPKKSRGTGVVVFLFQDSIPLSQHFRPLLNQIAAAHPETKFLAIPAQLCIPNYPDKNVPTLLVYRNGEMMGQVVAGAGLKGMKTTARDLEALLIRYTALSGPSKALRVSGSREEDSDDDLDDDIGAVNTRGGGIRSGGVGVGTRRDASDDDDSDFDM; the protein is encoded by the exons ATGGTCAACCCGAACGAGGACACGGAATT TAACGACGCCCTTCGCGCGCAGGGTATCCTGCCGCCCAAACCGCCTTCGCGCTCTCCATCACCGGACATTCCGCACATCACGCGGGCCGACGCAACGCGCGCCCTGGCCGAGATTGCGGACGCAGACCAACTCGgcgacctgctcgaggGTGATGGGCTCGATTCGGACGATGAACGCATGTTCGAAGACTACCGGCGTAAGCGAATGGCCGAGATGCACCAGGCCGAGAAACGTGGCCGGTTTGGGAGCATGGAGCCGCTGGCGCGAGAGGACTTTGTTCGCGAGGTCACGGACGCAAGTAAAGCTGCCCCTCCTGGAGAGCAAgtggacgacgactcggacgacgaagCGCCAAAGAAGAGCCGTGGGACAGGTGTCGTCGTTTTCCTCTTCCAGGACTCAATACCACTTTCGCAGCACTTCCGACCGCTGTTGAATCAGATCGCGGCAGCGCACCCCGAGACAAAGttcctcgccatccccgCACAGCTCTGTATCCCCAACTACCCCGATAAGAACGTGCCTACTCTCCTCGTCTACCGGAATGGCGAGATGATGGGACAGGTTGTGGCTGGCGCCGGTCTCAAGGGCATGAAGACGACCGCGAGGG accTCGAGGCCTTGCTCATTAGGTACACGGCACTCTCGGGTCCGTCCAAGGCGCTGCGTGTCAGTGGCAgccgggaggaggacagtgacgacgacctcgacgatgACATTGGCGCGGTTAACACTCGCGGCGGTGGGATCCGGAGTGGCGGTGTTGGCGTGGGCACCAGGCGGGACGcaagcgacgacgacgacagcgactTTGACATGTAG